DNA from Methanomassiliicoccales archaeon:
AGGCGGAGGAGATCACGGACCCGGTGGTCAAGCACCAGGTCGGTGGTGCCAAGTGAACGAGCAGGAGCTGAGACAAGCTCTAGCCACGCTGGAGCTTTTCCGCGCCCAAGCGGAGACTCTCCTGGAACAGCAGCAAATAATCCAAATCTCTCTGGAGGAGTACACCAGGGCCCGCCAGACACTAGAGAAGTGGAAGGAAGCCTCCCCAGGAGAGGAGGTCCTGGTGCCCATAGGGGGCAATTCCTTCGTCTATGCCAAGGTCTCTGACAATACCAAGGCGCTGGTGGGTGTCGGTTCTGGGGTCACGATCGAGCGCACGGTGGATGAGGCTATAAAGACATTGGAAGCCAGGATTGCCGAGCTTTCCGAAGCTGCCAAGAAGGTGAGTGAAAGCCTCATGGTAATTGAGCAGCGCTCGGCGCAGCTGCAGCAAGTGGTGCAGGCCGAATACGAGCGCCTGCAGCAGCAGGTATGAGGGTTAGATGTTCGAGGCCCTGAAGAAGCTGTTCTCCCGCAAAAAGGTGGAGGAGCCCCTTCCCGAGAGGGCGGCAGATGTCATAGGCGATTCTGGCCGCAAGATCGACGAGAAAGAATTGGACGAGATTCTATGGGACCTGGAGCTGGGACTGATGCAGGCCGATGTGGCAGTCCCGGTGGTAGAGGAGATAAAGAAGAACGTGCGGGCAGAGCTGTTGGGAAAGAGGGTGGACAAGCGCTTTGCCGTGGAAGATGCAGTAAGGCTATCACTTAAGAACGCGGTGGAAGCCGTTTTAAGCCAGAATAAATTCGACTTCGATGAGTTCGTGGAGAGGCACGAGCGGCCAGTGATAATTATGTTCGTGGGCATCAACGGCACGGGGAAGACCACGTGCATCGCCAAGATCGCCCATCGCTTGCAGCAAAAGGGTATGAGCACCGTTATATCCGCCTCTGATACCTTCAGGGCTGGGGCGATAGAACAGATAAGCATTCATGGAGAGAAGCTGGGCAGCAAGGTCATCAAGCATTCCCCAGGAGGCGATCCGGCAGCGGTTGCCTTCGATGCCGTGGACCATGCTAGGGCACGAAAGAAGGACGTGGTACTCATAGACACCGCGGGAAGGATGCAGACCAACACCAATCTGATGGATGAGATGAAGAAGATAAAACGCGTGGTCAAGCCTCATCTGGTAGTATTCGTGGGGGATGCGCTGGCAGGGAACGATGCCATCGAGCAGGCGCGTGCTTTCGACGCTGCGGTAGGCATCGATGCCGTCATACTAACGAAAATTGATGCCGATGCTAAGGGGGGCGCCGCGCTGTCCATCGCCTATACCATCAAGAAGCCGATAGCCTTCCTATCAACAGGGCAGGAATACGAAGACATCATCAAGTTCGACAGTAAATGGATGGTGGAGCGTCTTTTCTCCAGCTGATCCCCCATGTTAGATCGCAAGTCGACTTCGTCGTTGCTGCATGCGGTCGTTTATTTCCTTAATGAAGAGAGAAGCAAAGCGAACCCAGCACCGCGGCGTACACCTTGGCATCGCCTACCATATTCTCCACCCTGCAGTACTCGTTGACGCTGTGAGCCATCTCATCAACCGTTTCCCAGACATAGGCGTCATAGCCTGCGAGGCGGAACAGATTGGCGCAAGTGCCACCTCCTATGCCCCTTGCATGCGCGTCCACGCCCTTCACCTTCTTGATGGCGCTGGCAAGAGTCATGAGTGCAATGCTATCCGTGCTGGAAGGACGTCCTGAGCGATTCATCTGATCCACTTCCACGGTGATCTTGGCGCCGCTGCGCTGTTCGAACAAGCGCGCCACACTCCTGACCGTCTCCACCACTTCCTCGGGTTCGTATCTGGGAAGTACACGGGCATCGAACCAGAAAGTATCCTCACCAGGAATGGTGTTGACATTCCCTACCGTCTCTAATCGCTTGGTGGGTTCGAAGGTGCTGACCGGGGGCAGGAAGGTCGCGTCCACCTCTCCATATCGAGCGTTCAGATGCTCCACCAGGAAATCTATCAATTGGCTTCCTAGCTTCATGGCATTTATGCCCTTTTGCGGCGTGGAAGCGTGAGTCTGTCTCCCTTTCACCTTCACCTTCAGCCATAGTATGTGCTTCTCCGCCACCTCAATCACGGAGCCATCTGGAACGCCGAAATCAGGTACATAGATGAAGTCGTTCTTATGGAAGACGTTCTCCTCCAAGAGGAATTTTATGCCCTTGGTGTTGCCCGTCTCCTCATCCGAGACCACGGCCAATCCCATCCCTCTCTCCGGGACCATGCCGAGTTCGTTCAAGGCCCTGGCAGCGAACATGGTGCCGATAAGCGATTGACCGTTATCCTCGGCGCCCAAGCCATAGAGCTTCCCATCCACCACCTTTGGGGAAAAGGGGGGATAGGTCCAGGCATCCAGATTGCCCGGGGTAACAGTGTCCATATGGGTGACTATCCAAACCATCTGTTCAGACAGTCCTTTCCTTTTGGCCACCACGTTGGGCCGCAAGCGTAGCCGCACCCTCTCGTCCAGGACATCGTACATTTCTATGTCTTCAAAACCGCACCTCTCCGCTAATTCCCTTACGAAGCGCGCGCGCTCGAACTCCCCCTCCCCTCCATTCTCCGGTCCTATCGCAGGGATGCGTAGCAGCTCTGTAAGCGCCTCTATCATCTCGCCCTTGTAACCCTCGACGGTGGAGATCACCTCATCCAAGGAAGGCATCGCTTATCCCAACGGGTGATGAGATTTACATCGATTAATAACTATAGCTCTGCCTTAAAATGGGCGATTCTTTGCCCTCATCTCACGACGCTCATCGCCACGGCATTGCCTCCTCCGAGGCAGAGTGTCACCAGGCCCCGATGCGCTCCCCTTTTAGCCATAGCGTGCACCAATGTAGTCAGCACACGCGCCCCGCTGCACCCAATGGGATGGCCGAGAGCGATCGCACCTCCATTGACGTTGAAGCGATTCTCAGGAACCCCCAACTCCCTCCGCACCGCCACGGAAGCGGTGGCGAAGGCTTCGTTATGCTCGAATAGATCGACATCCTCCATGGTCAGGCCCAGTCTGCGAAGCAGTTCCCGCGTGGTGGGGATGGGCGCTTCCATGATCAGCTTGGGCTCGACCCCTCCTGTATGATATCCTTCGATCTTGGCCAAAGGCTTGAGACCACGCTCCTCGGCGAAGCGCCTAGAAGAGATCACCAATGCAGATGCCCCATCGCTGAGCTGGGAAGCGTTGCCAGCAGTCACGATTCCTCCTTCCATGAACACCGGCTTCAATTTTGATAGAGCTTCTAAGCTGGTATCAGGACGTACTCCCTCATCCACCTTGAATTCCATTTCGCCCTTCTTGGAGCTTATGCGTAAGGGCACGATCTCCTCCTCGAATCTGCCCTGCGCGATGGCCTCACTGGCCTTCCTATGGCTCTCCAGCGCCATCAAATCCGCCTCCTCTCTCGTGACGTGAAAACGCTGGGCCACAATCTCAGCCGTCATGCCCATATGCATGTCGTTAAAAGAGTCCCAAAGGCCGTCGCGCACCATATGATCGATTATCTTATTGTCGTTGAGGCGGTAGCCGAAGCGCGCCTGATGCAGGAGATAGGGGGCCATGTTCATGTTCTCCATTCCTCCTGCCACCACGACCTGATGCTCCCCTGCCTTTATGGCATTGGCGGCGAGCATCACCGCCTTTAGGCCGGAACCGCAGACCTTATTCACGTTCAGCGATCCGATCTCGGGGCGGAGGCCGGCACGCATGGCAGCCTGTCTCGCCGGATTCTGGCCCACTCCAGCGCTGAGAACTATGCCCATTATGCACTCTTCGATGTCCTTCGCCTCCAGGCCGGCGCGGTTCACGCTCTCCCGGATCACCGTAGCCCCCAGCTCCACCGCTGGTACGTCCTTCAGCGTCCCACCGAACTTTCCCATGGCCGTCCGTACAGCGCTAAGAATAACGACCTCGTCGTCCCTCGTGCTCATCGCCTCGCGGCGCCGAAGAAGGTATCCATATAAAAAATTGACGATGATGGGATACGACCATGGTCGAAATCATGGAAGGAGTTGACGCTTAAGCGGCATGCTGAGGTGTCGTCGGGCCCTGACGGGTGGCTCATACCAACCCGGGACCAGGTCTCTTGTCATTTCTTCTCTTTTTTCGCCTCCCTTTGACTTTTGCCCACAGCGCTTGCAGCGGTACCAGCCACTCACCCCCATGGATTTCATGCTCTTCGAACACTGGGGACAGATGGGATTGGAAACTTTACGCCAATCGCGCGCCAGTTCTGTTACGCACAGCTTTTCCAGATTGAGGGTGCGAGGATTCTCTCTGAGTTCGCCCATCACAACCACCTCATCGCCGGCGATGAGTTTGCGGACCACCTCGCGGAACTCCTTCGAAGGCTCATAAGCGGCGCATTCCACTTCTCCTACTTTTGTGCTGAGGCCTAAAATCACATGTCCTCCGGCAATGGTGCGAGGAGCTTTCGAGACCTTACCTTGCACGCAATAAGAGCTCCATGGCCTTAATTCCGACCATTTTCTTATTATGTGATCATCCGTTCCTTGATTAGTTATGAATATAAGCCAGCGGTCGATGGCTTCGCCACGGATAGAGCGCATGGCGATTGGCAGCACTGAAGGATCGTCGCCCCTGATGCCAAAGAGGATGGGGCATGGAGAATGTGGCACTATTACCGGCCTCTGAGCCACGCTATCATAATTGTTGAAGGTGGAGGGGAATAGTGAATCCAGCAGAGCCACATCCTCTGGTCTTACTTCCCGAGGGCTGCCCCACCGCTCCCTGGTCCTATAGGCTAAGATCTCATAGGTTCTGTCCCTCGGCCTCCATGACATTGCTGCGCTGGCACCGATGATCCCCCGCCCTCCGGCCAATTCAAAAAATGACGCTCCAACGCGATGAAGCTCTTCCAATACTTCTTCCTTTCTCACTATCTCGCGTACCGTCCTCCAATACAACCTTTGCGAGGGTTGGCGCTCGCTGACGACCATGCCAGGGCTGGCGTCCTCTTGAGTTCGGGACCACTTAGTCAACAGTTGATGGCATAGTTCCAACACCTCATCACGATCTGGGGCTCCTTTAGATCTTGAATAGCTCTTGATCTCCCTGCCTTCAATCTCGCCAATAATCGAGCTCTGTCCCGCTCCGTGACCGAGCCTTAAGCAGAGGGCTCCATTCCCTCTCGTTTTCCATGGGACGGAAGGATTGAGGCGGACTAGTCTTGGGAAGCCGATAAGGTCGTACTGCGGCAAGGCTCGAATTATTTCGGTGGCTAGGAAGGTAGTGCACATGAAATTGGTGGAGTCCGTGTCGTCGAAGGCGATGTACATGCTCGTTGGTGAGGAGTGTTCTCTGGTCTAAACCCTTTTCGATTGGGCTAGCTTTTGATGATCACTAGGGATCTGATGAAATAAAATTGCGGGCTATCGGAGGGTTGCAGAATAACCTCCACGATGGATGATTGGGGTGGGGGAGCGAGTCCCAATGAACGGGGTAGGAATCCTTTGGCCAGCGAGCCGTGAGCGTCTTCCAATTCCAGCACCCAGCCGTTTTGGGACTCATTTGCGCTACGCACACGGCACACCATTTGTATCTTGCTATCTGAGGGGTATTTGGAGTTGAAATCCTGCGATATTGGAAGGGAAGGGTCAGAGAGGGCAATCATGATTACGACCGAGAGACAGGATAGGAGGAGCAGAGCTTGCAGGGACCTCATAATGTTGATTTTCGTAGAGGTGGCATTTCCCCTTTCGGTTTACATTTAATTCTCTGAGCTAGATAAGAAAAATATAATCGAATTTTGATGCGCATGAACATGCCTAAGCCATTCGAAGTGGAGCATGCTCTGGGCATCGCTATCATGGCTTCAAGCGTTGGCGCATTGCTGTCTGCTATAAGCCTTGTCCAGATAACAGTTGATGATATTGGTCTTGGGGGTTGGGCCTATTGGTTACTTGTGATTGGTTTCATAGTGTTTATTGTAGGCTTGCTTTTATTGATAGGATATCTGCGAAGGGCGAGTGAGTTCGAGCGATATATGAAGATAGAGAGTAAAGCAGAATTCATAAGAAGTCAGGACGCTGCTGAGTATATTGCGTGGCGTATGCCGACAAAGTATGAGAAGCGATTAAAGAAGAAGAAGGAAGAGCTAGGTATCAAGTGATGAGGGGGACCCCTCTATTTCCTGTGGAAATCTCGGTAATCGCAAAATAATGGCCTCGCCTTTCAAATTTTGGTGTCTTATGCTGTATTGAGTGAGTCAAGAATGCATTATTCAGACGAATAGAATTCGATTTTTCCTCCAAGGCTGTTAACCTTAGCTGTCAACACCATGATATCTATAGATCTGCATGAGCCTTTGATTTGTATGCTATTTGAGCGTTCGATTTCGAAGATCTCAGCCTTTTCGTGAAGCGAGGAAATGAAACTTTCAACACCTTCGGCATGAGGTAATGTTATCTCAAAGCGATTTTGAACAGCGAAACGTCTTATTATTGCCGAACGAAGTTTTTCGATTCCTTGTCCTGTTCTCGTCGATGTGAAATAATATTCACAGGAAGGGAATCTATTCTTGATGAAGTCCAGGATATTCATTATCTTATTCTCATCCAGCAAATCTATTTTATTAAGTATCACGATAATTTTGTTAGAATCAACCTCAGGAAAAAGTATCTTCTCTGACGTGTCTATTTTTCTTTCAACTTCTTTTAGATTTTCTGAGATGTCGATAGTGTAAAGTATCAAATCCGCGGAAAAAATCTCTGTCAGCGTGCTTTTGAAAGCTTCAATTACATATGGCGGAAGATCTTGGATGAAGCCAATAGTGTCGGTAAGCAAGATAGGAAGTGATGTTCCTTGCATTCTTTTCGTTGTGGTGGTTAAGGTAGAGAACATTTCATCTTGAATGACTACTTCCTTTCCAGTTAATATTTTCATCATAGATGATTTTCCTGCGTTCGTGTATCCAGCGAAGGAAACCAGAATGAAACCATCCTTTCTTCTGCTTTTCCTTCTATTCTCTTCAGAAGAGTGGATTGAAGCTAGCTCTTTGTCAATACGCCGTATTCTGGTTCTAATAAGGTCATAATAGACATCAACTGCATATTCTCCTCCAGCAAGGAAGCCAGGATGTTCCCCTGCCTTGGCGCTATGAATCCATTCTCTCAGAAGAGGTATTTCGTATCGAAGCCTTGCTTTCTCTACTTGAAGCTTAGATTTCCTGTCGTTTGCTCTTAGCATGAATATTTCGAGCACCAGACGAATACGATCGATACACTCAATTTTCAAGAAGTTCTCTAAATGATAATGCTGTGAAGGACGAAGCTCACCATTAATTAACAAAGTGTCAACACGCCTCTGCAAAGTTATATCTTTTAACTCATTCAATTTCCCTTTCCCGATGAAGGTTAATGGATCTGGATATGAGCGTTTTTGATAGATTACATAGATGATATCATAGCCCGCACTGCTAGCAAGCTCTTCTATCTCCTTAAGGTTCTTATCTAGGGTAACGATTGCACAAGTTTTTCCCATCATTTCTATTTCTTAAATAGACAGCTTTAATAATGAATATGATTCTGCAACACATTTATCGAGGACAATTTTTTCTGGCATAACAAAATCAAAAGAAAGTGTTGTCTAACAAAAAACCTTGATGATATAGCTCATAAGTCCTTATCCATCATCTGTCCTTGTAGTTATTAGATGAGTTTAAAGTGAAAGCCTACAAGAATAGTCATTTAGAAGACGCAGAATTGCTTGCCTGTCATGGAAGCAATCAGCAAATAAACCTCAGCTTTAACTCAATAGTTGTTGCTATGATTTTCCAAGTTTCCACAGGAAATAAAGGGGTGGGGGGTCTACGAAAAATCACGCGAAAAGTTAACGGACTAAATAGAATCTGGATTCTAAAAATAAAAGAAAGGTTCATGTAATGCTTAGCATCTTTTCCACTGAAACTCGCTTCGGCGGAGTCCATTTCCACAGGAAATAAAGGGGTGGGGCATTGCCATCGCCCTGAGGTTTAGGGGGGCTCAAGTGGAAGACAACGTCTTTACTCAATACCTCACAGGAAAACAGATATTTCGCAGAAATCGAGAGATACTACGCCCATCCTACATTCCTGATGCTCTGCCCCATCGACAAGGCCAAATCAATCAGCTGGCGCAAATAATGGTTACAGCACTAAAAGGTGAAAGACCATCCAACGTCCTGATATTTGGAAAGACAGGAACAGGTAAGACAGCAGTGGTTAAGTATTTAGGGAACGAAATCCGCAAGGCCGATTCTGAATTGAATCGCGTGACTTTCCTTTACATGAATTGCGAAGTAGTGGATACGCAATACGGTGTCCTACAGAATATTGGGAATCAATTCATACAGGACTTTGAAGAGCGCATTCCTTTCACAGGGTGGTCCACAGAGAGAGTCTACAACATCCTACGTGAGAAGATAGACGAGCAGAATCGCGTGGTCATTATCGTCTTGGATGAAATAGACAAGTTGGTCTATAAAAGTGGGGATGACGTCCTTTATCATCTCTCCAAGGTGAACGACGATTTGATGAAGGCGAGGGTGAGTATAATCGGAATCTCAAACGATTTGAAATTCACTGAGTTCTTGGATCCCCGCGTTCGAAGCAGATTGGGCGAGGAAAAGATGGTCTTCCCTCCATATAACGCGGAGCAGCTCCAGGACATATTGAATCAGAGGGCATCCTTGGCCTTCGACCCAGGAACTTTGGAAGGGCCGGTGATACCTCTTTGTGCCGCCCTAGCAGCGCAAGAGCATGGAGATGCCAGACGTGCCCTTGATTTGTTACGCATAGCGGCAGAGATCGCAGAGCGCAATAATGATGATAAGATAACCGAAGCCCATGTTTACAAAGCCAAGAACAAGATAGAGTTGGACTGCGTCACAGAAGCGGTTAAGACGCTACCAACACAGTCGAAGTTGGTCCTCTTAGGAATACTGATGAATGAAGAGAAGAATAACGGTCGATTGACTACTGGAGATGTATATGAGACCTATAGAGACCTGTGCAGGGTGGTAGGTGTGGCCTGTCTCACGCAACGCAGGGTCACGGATTTGATTTCGGAGTTGGACATGTTAGGCATCATCCATGCGAGAGTTAAATCATTCGGCCGTGGAGGCCGCACTAAAGAGATAGAATCAGCAGTACCTCTGGCCGAGACTAAGCGGACTTTGGAGGAGGACGAGATCCTCCAGCCACTCAAAAACTACAAGCCAAAAACGCAGACCACACTTATCTAGTCAACCCTTGTCCTTACCCTTCCCTTTTCTTGAACTGGAGGAGCCACCCTTCCCACTCTTCTCCATAGAATTTTTCTTCCGCTGAGCAGCCTTACCTTTTCCCAATCCCGCATCGTCAGTGCCCGAAGCGCTTTCTTTTGTGCCCTTTTCTTCTTTTTTCTTCTCTGGAAGATGCAAGGCCTTGCGCATTTTGGAACGTAAATCTATGCCCTTATGCTCTAGGATTATAGTCGAGGCATCTATGGCGATTGGCACCCCTATTATCAGGCCTAAACTGATGAGAAGATTACTCTGGGAGTTAGGGGGTATGGGCACTCTTGAAGCCTGCCCGTTCACATATAACTTGATGAGTCCGAACCAAGGGATCTCGCCTCGAGCCACTCCGCTTATCCACTCATCCTTGACAGGCCTCCAGCATATCCCACCGATGGAGTTCTGATCGATAATGCCGTGATTATTGTCTCCCAAAGTTATCAGTCCTCCATGGGGTGAGATATGCATAGCCGCGAAGTTGTTGAGCATGGTGGCAAAGTCAATTCTTACCTGGACGCCGTCATGTCCTATCTCATTGAGTATCAAGGTCGTTTTGATGTTGTACCAAGTAGAGGGGCCACCGCTGACCTGCCATAAGTCTCGCGGCAAATCTCTGAGGGCGGGAACGTCGAATCCGCCACCGCTCTGATTATACTCCACTCTGCAAATGGCGCGATGAATTATTGGAGTTCTGACCTCGCTGCCTAAGGGCCGGTATATCACTACATCTCCTAAACTACCATAGGTTGAGTATCCGCTTGGATAGCTTTCCAGATAAGGTTTAATATCTGTGGCAGAGCGCACGGTCTTCAGAATGACCATATCACCTGTGTCGATGATGCCTATATAAGAGCGTTGGTCAGAATGCTGCATGCTGGGTGATTCCACTACTACCAGAGGAGGCCAAATGCCCGCATACAGCCAAAGCCCGCCAATAAAAATTAGAACGATGACGGCGGCCAAGATCAGACCCGAAAAAGGCCTCAGCAGCTTTTTCAACCGGCTCTTGGCGGACATGCGGGCTTCAAACTTCATTTCATTATTTTATGTCTTCCCTCGCTCGCTTATCATTTCAACAATGCAAACAGGGCAAGATTATTATCCTTTGTAAAATGTGGGAGGCTCGTGGTTAGACCCGACAACGACACATACTTCATGCGCATGGCCGATCTGGTGGCAAGTCGCTCCACCTGCCTGAGGCGTCAAGTGGGGGCAGTGGTGGTCAAAGAGAAAAGAGTTCTCACCACTGGATACAACGGCGCCCCGAAGGGCTTGAAGCATTGCGCAGAGGTAGGGTGCGTGAGGCTTCAGAACAATATAGAATCAGGTACGAGGCACGAGCTCTGTCGGGGGGTTCATGCTGAACAGAACGCGGTCATACAGGCAGCGTATTTCGGCGTCAGCATCAAGGACGCCACGATTTATACCACGACTTATCCGTGCGTGTTATGTGCGAAAATCCTGGTGAATGCAGGCATTCGCGAGGTAATTTATAAGGACGAATATGTGGACCTGCTTTCCAAGGCGATTTTGGAAGAGAGTGGCGTGATCGTTAAGAGATATATCCCTCCATTGGAAGCAGAGGAACCCTAGGCAGACAGTCATGAGCTTATGCGTACTTCTAAGGAGTAGGCCAGCTTATTCTGTTTTTTGAAGTATTCTTAAGCGTCTAGAAGAGGCACTATTTCAAAGCCTATAAATATAATCATGATATTGTCGGCCTAACCTTCGGGGGATCGCCTTTGAGTAGGGCCGAAACACTTCTAAAGATTAAGGAAGCCGAGGCAAAAGCGGCGGCCATCGTGAAGGAGGCTGAAGAGCGTCAGAAATTGACCATCTCCTCTGCTAAGAGGGATGCGGCCCGCATGCTGCAGGAGGCCGAGGCAAAGATAAAGGCGGATATGGAAGCGGCTTTCGCCAAGGAAAAGTCCCTAATTGCTTCCCAAAAAGAGGAAATATTGAAGAAGGCAAGAGATGAGGCGACGAGGATCGCTAACAAAGCCTCATCCAATATCCCGAGGGCTAAGCAGTACCTTAAGGAGCAATTCGAGAGGGCTCTGGATGCTACTCCCTGAGGAAATCACTAAAGTCCTAATCGTAGGATCTAAAGAGCATCTGAAGGATACCATCGACATATTGTATTCGGTGGAGTGTGTCCATCCAATCGATTTCTCTGCTGAGGAGGAAGGTTTCTCACTCGGCACCCCTATGCCAGTGGCCTCAGAGATATCCGCCAAACTTCTGAAGCTCCGCGCCTTGGAAAAGGACATGGGCGTGGAAAGAGAGGAAGTAGCGGATAAAATCGAAGTTTCGCAAATAAGGAAGGATCTCGACTCGGCCATATCCACGCTTAGCAAAGAAATATCCGAGGCGTTGGAGAAAAAGAATCAATTAACGTCAAAATTACAAGAGCTGGACAGCACTCGCAAGCAGGTGGAGCCCTTCGCTTCGCTTCCACTTGATTTGGAAATGTATCGAGGTTACTCTTTTTTGGTCGTTTTCACTGGATTCGTAAAATCAATTTCCGAAGAGGATTTAACGGGAAAGATAAAAAATTTCGAGCTTTTCCTCTCACCCGATAAGCGTTTCTTGGCTCTCTTCGTAGCTAAAGAGGAAGCAGCTGAAGCCCAGAAGCTTTTGGTACAGAATGGCTATATGGAATATCTTCCACCAAGGTTGGATGGAAGCCCAGAGAAAGTCATATCAACATTAGATGGCGAGATTGCATCCGTCAAGGCCAAAATAGAGGAGGCAGAAAGCCACATAGCGTCGTTGCGTGAGAGATATCAGTCCTTCATGCTGGCTAGCGACGAGGAGCTGAGCATACAGGTGGAAAAGGCTGAACTGCCTTTGCGCATGGGAGCGACTGAGCATGCCTTCGTTCTTGATGGCTGGGTTCCTACGAAGAACGTATTGGCCTTGCAAAAGGCGTTGGATGAGAAAGTAGGAACCGGATGCCATCTTGAGGTATTGGAGACCGTTCCTAGAAGGATGCACATTCATCCTGAGGAAGCAAAGCCTGGAACGGAGAAGATTCATGTCGTTGAAGAACCTCCATCTAAACTATCGCCGGGAAAGACGATAGGAAAGTTCTCATTTCTGACGGAACTCATATCTATTCCGAAATATAACGAACTGGATCCGACAAACATCCTCTCTATAACCTTCCCGCTCTTTTTTGGCTTGATGGTCGGTGACTTGGCCTATGGGGTAGCGTTCTCTATCTTGGGCTACATCGGGCTAAGGAAGTGCCGCACAAGTGAATGGAGGGTAATTGCCACCATGCTCTTCTTCGGTGGGATATGGGCTACCATATTTGGCTTATTCCTCTTTGGGGAGGCCTTTGGTATGCACTTCGGGCCTCAGTGGGTGGCTCACGGCGGAGAGAGCATCGAGGAATTGAAGGAGCTTTATCCTTTGGGAAATGAGCTTTCCTGGTCATCCATGCTGGGAACAGCTTTGCCACAATTGGGGATGTTGAGCAAACTACACGACGTTAAAATTTTCCTCTTCGCTACACTTTTCATCGGCCTTGCCCACCTGGCCATTGGTTTCATTTTAGGCATATATAACAAAAATAAACAGCATGGTTTAAAGGACGCGTTCTTTGAGAAGATGGGCTGGTTAATGATCCTCTTCGGCCTGTTTCTGGTGCTTCTATTCATGGTGAACATGCTAATTCAGCCCATCTCCTGGATGGGATTCCCAGCAGTGGATTTATATATTTATATCGGGCTAGGTCTAATTATTCCTGGCATCATCATCGCTTATATTGGAGAAGGTGGAGGTGCGATTCTTGAGTTACCTGCTCTCTTCACAAATGTGCTCTCTTACAGCCGTTTGGCTGCCATAGGGATGTCGAAGGCAGGCATGGCCATGGCCTTCAACATGATCGCAATTGAGATGCTAGCCCCGGCGGGAGGGGCGATGTTGCTTTTCGCCATAGTGGTGTTCATGATAGGACATCTAACGATATTCATGCTGGCGGTCATTTCCGCCGGACTGCACTCGGTTAGGCTCCATTACGTAGAACTCTTCACGAAGTTCTATACTGGAGGCGGGACAAAATTCTCCCCGCTTAGGATAGTTAGGAAGTATACGACAGAGAGGTGAAAAAATGGACGCAGGAATGATAGCAATAGGTGCTGGTTTGGCAGTAGGTATAGCAGGCCTTGCCTCTGCATGGGCTGAGAAGGAGATCGGG
Protein-coding regions in this window:
- a CDS encoding S26 family signal peptidase; the protein is MKFEARMSAKSRLKKLLRPFSGLILAAVIVLIFIGGLWLYAGIWPPLVVVESPSMQHSDQRSYIGIIDTGDMVILKTVRSATDIKPYLESYPSGYSTYGSLGDVVIYRPLGSEVRTPIIHRAICRVEYNQSGGGFDVPALRDLPRDLWQVSGGPSTWYNIKTTLILNEIGHDGVQVRIDFATMLNNFAAMHISPHGGLITLGDNNHGIIDQNSIGGICWRPVKDEWISGVARGEIPWFGLIKLYVNGQASRVPIPPNSQSNLLISLGLIIGVPIAIDASTIILEHKGIDLRSKMRKALHLPEKKKEEKGTKESASGTDDAGLGKGKAAQRKKNSMEKSGKGGSSSSRKGKGKDKG
- a CDS encoding ORC1-type DNA replication protein, with product MEDNVFTQYLTGKQIFRRNREILRPSYIPDALPHRQGQINQLAQIMVTALKGERPSNVLIFGKTGTGKTAVVKYLGNEIRKADSELNRVTFLYMNCEVVDTQYGVLQNIGNQFIQDFEERIPFTGWSTERVYNILREKIDEQNRVVIIVLDEIDKLVYKSGDDVLYHLSKVNDDLMKARVSIIGISNDLKFTEFLDPRVRSRLGEEKMVFPPYNAEQLQDILNQRASLAFDPGTLEGPVIPLCAALAAQEHGDARRALDLLRIAAEIAERNNDDKITEAHVYKAKNKIELDCVTEAVKTLPTQSKLVLLGILMNEEKNNGRLTTGDVYETYRDLCRVVGVACLTQRRVTDLISELDMLGIIHARVKSFGRGGRTKEIESAVPLAETKRTLEEDEILQPLKNYKPKTQTTLI
- a CDS encoding dCMP deaminase family protein — encoded protein: MVRPDNDTYFMRMADLVASRSTCLRRQVGAVVVKEKRVLTTGYNGAPKGLKHCAEVGCVRLQNNIESGTRHELCRGVHAEQNAVIQAAYFGVSIKDATIYTTTYPCVLCAKILVNAGIREVIYKDEYVDLLSKAILEESGVIVKRYIPPLEAEEP
- a CDS encoding V-type ATP synthase subunit I; this translates as MLLPEEITKVLIVGSKEHLKDTIDILYSVECVHPIDFSAEEEGFSLGTPMPVASEISAKLLKLRALEKDMGVEREEVADKIEVSQIRKDLDSAISTLSKEISEALEKKNQLTSKLQELDSTRKQVEPFASLPLDLEMYRGYSFLVVFTGFVKSISEEDLTGKIKNFELFLSPDKRFLALFVAKEEAAEAQKLLVQNGYMEYLPPRLDGSPEKVISTLDGEIASVKAKIEEAESHIASLRERYQSFMLASDEELSIQVEKAELPLRMGATEHAFVLDGWVPTKNVLALQKALDEKVGTGCHLEVLETVPRRMHIHPEEAKPGTEKIHVVEEPPSKLSPGKTIGKFSFLTELISIPKYNELDPTNILSITFPLFFGLMVGDLAYGVAFSILGYIGLRKCRTSEWRVIATMLFFGGIWATIFGLFLFGEAFGMHFGPQWVAHGGESIEELKELYPLGNELSWSSMLGTALPQLGMLSKLHDVKIFLFATLFIGLAHLAIGFILGIYNKNKQHGLKDAFFEKMGWLMILFGLFLVLLFMVNMLIQPISWMGFPAVDLYIYIGLGLIIPGIIIAYIGEGGGAILELPALFTNVLSYSRLAAIGMSKAGMAMAFNMIAIEMLAPAGGAMLLFAIVVFMIGHLTIFMLAVISAGLHSVRLHYVELFTKFYTGGGTKFSPLRIVRKYTTER